One region of Culex pipiens pallens isolate TS chromosome 2, TS_CPP_V2, whole genome shotgun sequence genomic DNA includes:
- the LOC120416998 gene encoding mediator of RNA polymerase II transcription subunit 19, producing MFNNYGNVMMTDPPFRKVEQYSPKSSPRAGGAGGRSPVVARQDSSGTLKTTIQLGKNPSIVHSGPFYLMKEPPGEGELTGATNLMAHYGLEHSYSKFSGKKVKEQLSSFLPNLPGVIDGPGHLDNSSLRSVIEKPPIVGKELLPLTSVQLAGFRLHPGPLPEQYKHLKTAPTRKHKNKHKKHKYKEGVAPASEQSSLEAAGLDTHEKKHKKQKRHEDDKERKKRKKEKKRKKQRHSPEHPGSGTGQSSSSSMQVPQTQVF from the exons ATGTTCAACAACTACGGCAACGTCATGATGACCGATCCACCGTTCCGGAAGGTCGAACAGTACTCGCCCAAATCGTCGCCGAGGGCGGGCGGTGCAGGGGGGCGGTCCCCGGTGGTGGCCCGCCAGGACTCGTCCGGAACGCTCAAGACCACCATCCAGCTGGGGAAGAACCCGTCGATCGTGCACAGTGGGCCGTTCTATCTGATGAAGGAACCACCAG GCGAAGGCGAACTGACCGGCGCGACCAACTTGATGGCCCACTACGGCCTCGAGCACTCGTATAGTAAATTTAGCGGTAAGAAGGTGAAGGAACAGCTCTCGTCGTTCCTGCCGAACCTGCCCGGCGTCATCGACGGACCGGGACATCTC GATAACAGCTCCCTCAGAAGCGTCATCGAAAAGCCACCAATCGTGGGCAAAGAACTTCTTCCCCTCACAAGCGTACAATTGGCCGGATTCCGTTTGCATCCTGGGCCG CTCCCGGAACAGTACAAGCACCTCAAGACGGCCCCCACGCGGAAGCATAAGaacaaacacaagaaacacaaataCAAGGAGGGCGTGGCGCCCGCGTCCGAGCAGTCCTCGCTGGAGGCGGCCGGCCTCGACACGCACGAGAAGAAGCACAAGAAGCAGAAGCGCCACGAGGACGACAAGGAGCGCAAGAAGCGGAAAAAGGAAAAGAAGCGCAAAAAACAGCGCCACAGTCCGGAACATCCGGGCAGCGGGACCGgccagtcgtcgtcgtcgtcgatgcaGGTTCCGCAAACGCAAGTCTTCTAA